CTCAGGATAATCAACGCCAAATGTTTCAAGTGTAATTTGTTTTATTTTTTGATCTTCCACAGGCTTGTCCTGATTATCCCTTTCAACATTTACGATCTTATCGACTGCGTCCATTCCTTCTGTTACTTTACCAAATGCGGCATAATCACCATCTAGATGTGTAGCCTCAGCAACCATAATAAAAAATTGAGATCCTGCAGAATCAGGGTCTTGAGATCTCGCCATTGAAAGCACACCTCTTTCATGGTTTACCTCATTCTCAACTCCATTCGATTCAAACTCTCCTTTAATTCCATACCCAGGTCCACCAGTCCCTCGACCTTCAGGATCTCCTCCTTGAATCATAAAGCCTGGTATCACTCGATGGAAGATAAGGCCATCATAAAAACCTGATTCAGCAAGAGAAATAAAATTATTCACCGTATTTGGAGCGATATTTGGATATAACTCAACTTTAATCGTATCGTTATTCTCCATTGTAATTGTAGCAATCGGATTGTCTTCAATTTTTTGCACTGGTTGTGTAGTTTCTTCCTGTTCAGGTTGACTTTGTTCATTTGTACCACAGCCACCTATAATAAGCATGACTAAGAAAATAATACTTAATAAACTCTTGGATTTCATGACTTACTCCTTTCAAACATATATGTACTTTTCTAACCCTCATGACTTTATATCTAGACTTCATCTATGTTACGGTAAAAGTATACAGTAAAAGAATAGGTGGTGTCTAACTTGGTATATACGGAATTAAAGCATCTTTTGAAAGATTACTACCCATTTACATTGTTAACAGATTTTCAGTTACAAGAAATGACCGATAAAGCAACACAAGCGACTTTTGCTCAAAATGAATTTATTTTTCATGAACATGAAAGAGCAGATCATATTGATATCTTTTTTTTAGTATCTGGATTAGCAAAAAATATTTTACATCAAACAAATGGAAAGCAGTTATCACTTCGATACTATTATCCTGGAGATATTATTGGTTTAATGGTCATGTTCACAAGTGGTGAGTTAGAATTTTCTGTTCAAGCATTGGAAGATTGTACGG
This genomic stretch from Metabacillus sp. B2-18 harbors:
- a CDS encoding peptidylprolyl isomerase produces the protein MKSKSLLSIIFLVMLIIGGCGTNEQSQPEQEETTQPVQKIEDNPIATITMENNDTIKVELYPNIAPNTVNNFISLAESGFYDGLIFHRVIPGFMIQGGDPEGRGTGGPGYGIKGEFESNGVENEVNHERGVLSMARSQDPDSAGSQFFIMVAEATHLDGDYAAFGKVTEGMDAVDKIVNVERDNQDKPVEDQKIKQITLETFGVDYPEPEKIE